A window of Cicer arietinum cultivar CDC Frontier isolate Library 1 unplaced genomic scaffold, Cicar.CDCFrontier_v2.0 Ca_scaffold_5632_v2.0, whole genome shotgun sequence genomic DNA:
aatactatgtaGATTAGTGAATATTTGAAAACCACTAATATTAACCTGAAGAATTACAGTGAATCAAAAACTATACATTGATAAAGGTTTTAAAAATGATGAAATCAACGTTAGCCACGACTAAACCAAACACACATTGAATGGGAGAAACAAAAACAGAACTAATTTACTTGAGTAATCAAGTTACGAATACCTTTTCATTCCACAACACACACACTCTTGAAGGTGTTTTAGTTTCACTTCATCCATTTCCGCGCATAGGCGAAGATTGTGGTGTGTAATAAGGAGAAGTAGCACACGGCGTAGAAAACGGCGTCGTTTCATTTAACAACTCATCAACCGTCACAACAACTTCATCAAGGACAACACTCTCACTCAACCGCGTGGTGTTCACCGCCACAGTTTTATTCACCGTTACCGCACTACATTCCGTTGAAGAACCATTCTCAGACTCAACTCCTTCTATTTCTTCTTCCTTGATCGTGAAAAGCACTCGCGAAGGACCGTACAAACATTGCCACTTCGCCACGTGGCTCTGAAGCTCCACATCAAGCTCACGCTCCCTTTCACCTGGTGAAGTACACGACGAAGATG
This region includes:
- the LOC101488309 gene encoding uncharacterized protein is translated as MMGLNKFGTTITVLTAVTLTALAVEILYVLWKRRLRLRPRVRAEPQEPSLPSSSCTSPGERERELDVELQSHVAKWQCLYGPSRVLFTIKEEEIEGVESENGSSTECSAVTVNKTVAVNTTRLSESVVLDEVVVTVDELLNETTPFSTPCATSPYYTPQSSPMRGNG